A genomic stretch from Frigoribacterium sp. PvP032 includes:
- a CDS encoding DeoR/GlpR family DNA-binding transcription regulator: MTRNPVDAPLPGERRRDRIADIVGRRGFVSTAELAREFRLSEVTIRTDLESLAAEGLLSRVHGGALSVERPVERPFEEESAVGTDAKKAIGDRAAALVRSGDCVVIDVGTTTTQIALALLDRHDLEGVVVVTNGLTIALALEQAVPRFTVIVSGGTLRPLQHSLVNPLATSVFSSITADLAFIGCTGVHAEHGATNVNLPETDLKRLMTTTARRSYIVADGSKLGEAHLGVIGPLDRFEALITADADAGQVDALRRAGLEVVEAELPAEPEGGPAIGPDTGAAADPDGADDDLAG, translated from the coding sequence GTGACCCGCAACCCCGTCGACGCCCCGCTGCCCGGCGAGCGTCGTCGCGACCGCATCGCGGACATCGTGGGCCGCCGCGGGTTCGTCTCGACCGCCGAGCTGGCGCGTGAGTTCCGCCTCTCCGAGGTGACGATCCGCACCGACCTCGAGAGCCTCGCCGCCGAGGGCCTGCTGTCGCGGGTGCACGGCGGCGCCCTCTCCGTCGAGCGCCCGGTCGAGCGCCCCTTCGAGGAGGAGAGCGCGGTCGGCACCGACGCCAAGAAGGCGATCGGCGACCGAGCCGCCGCGCTCGTGCGCTCGGGCGACTGCGTCGTGATCGACGTCGGCACGACCACGACGCAGATCGCGCTGGCGCTGCTCGACCGGCACGACCTCGAGGGGGTCGTCGTCGTGACGAACGGGCTGACGATCGCGCTCGCCCTCGAGCAGGCGGTGCCGCGCTTCACGGTGATCGTCTCGGGCGGCACGCTCCGCCCGCTGCAGCACTCCCTCGTCAACCCGCTCGCGACCAGCGTGTTCAGCTCGATCACCGCCGACCTCGCGTTCATCGGCTGCACCGGCGTGCACGCCGAGCACGGCGCGACCAACGTCAACCTGCCAGAGACCGATCTCAAGCGCCTGATGACCACCACCGCGCGGCGCTCGTACATCGTGGCCGACGGCAGCAAGCTCGGCGAGGCGCACCTCGGCGTGATCGGCCCGCTCGACCGGTTCGAGGCGCTGATCACCGCGGACGCCGACGCCGGACAGGTCGATGCCCTTCGACGAGCCGGGCTCGAGGTCGTCGAGGCCGAGCTGCCCGCCGAGCCCGAGGGCGGGCCGGCCATCGGTCCGGACACGGGTGCCGCAGCCGACCCGGACGGGGCCGACGACGACCTGGCAGGCTGA
- the galT gene encoding galactose-1-phosphate uridylyltransferase, which translates to MASIAIRPTTLADGRELIYFDDADTTLGAERRADARVLDPRPETASMRQDPLTGEWVSIAASRQNRVFLPPAELDPLAPASSTNPSEIPDLYDVAVFENRSPSFGPTLDGPDAPAGLADLAEVGLGRTRRSVGRCEVVCFSPETHGSFAGLSDSRARTVVEAWAHRTEALSALPGVEQVFPFENRGQAIGVTLHHPHGQIYAYPYVTPRTSALLRSIEAYGPDLFADLLESERSGPRVVLAGEHFTAFVPFAARWPIEIHLLPHRHVPDFAGLTSDERDELAVMYKRLLTGLDALYGDETPYIGAWHQAPVNVGRDTVRLMLQITSPRRAETKLKFLAGSEAAMGAWVGDLVPEVQADRLREAMTR; encoded by the coding sequence ATGGCGTCCATCGCCATCCGCCCGACGACCCTGGCCGACGGGCGCGAGCTCATCTACTTCGACGACGCGGACACGACCCTCGGCGCCGAGCGCCGCGCCGATGCCCGCGTGCTCGACCCGCGCCCCGAGACCGCCTCGATGCGGCAAGATCCGCTCACCGGCGAGTGGGTCTCGATCGCCGCCTCCCGTCAGAACCGCGTGTTCCTGCCGCCGGCCGAGCTCGATCCCCTGGCCCCCGCCTCCTCGACGAACCCCTCCGAGATCCCCGACCTGTACGACGTGGCCGTCTTCGAGAACCGCTCCCCGTCGTTCGGCCCGACCCTCGACGGGCCCGACGCCCCCGCGGGCCTCGCCGACCTGGCCGAGGTCGGCCTCGGGCGCACCCGCCGCAGCGTCGGCCGATGCGAGGTCGTCTGCTTCAGCCCCGAGACCCACGGCTCGTTCGCGGGGCTCAGCGACTCCCGTGCGCGCACCGTCGTCGAGGCGTGGGCGCACCGCACCGAGGCCCTCTCGGCCCTGCCCGGCGTCGAGCAGGTGTTCCCGTTCGAGAACCGCGGCCAGGCCATCGGCGTGACCCTGCACCACCCGCACGGGCAGATCTACGCCTACCCCTACGTCACGCCGCGCACCTCGGCGCTGCTGCGGAGCATCGAGGCGTACGGCCCCGACCTCTTCGCCGACCTGCTCGAGAGCGAGCGCAGCGGCCCGCGCGTCGTCCTCGCCGGCGAGCACTTCACGGCCTTCGTGCCGTTCGCCGCACGCTGGCCCATCGAGATCCACCTGCTCCCCCACCGCCACGTGCCTGACTTCGCGGGCCTGACCAGCGACGAGCGCGACGAGCTCGCGGTCATGTACAAGCGCCTCCTCACGGGCCTCGACGCCCTCTACGGCGACGAGACGCCCTACATCGGCGCCTGGCACCAAGCCCCCGTCAACGTCGGACGAGACACCGTCCGCCTGATGCTGCAGATCACCTCGCCGCGACGTGCCGAGACGAAGCTGAAGTTCCTGGCAGGCTCCGAGGCCGCGATGGGAGCCTGGGTGGGCGACCTCGTGCCCGAGGTCCAGGCCGACCGACTGAGAGAGGCGATGACGCGCTGA
- the galK gene encoding galactokinase produces the protein MSTPTPDAAGGAGRAADTGSASETAGPARDFGSVFDTPVAGRWSAPGRANLIGEHTDYNDGFVLPFAIDRRTVVTVGVRDDRLLRVASTFDEGVHEISLDELDPARMDGWSAYVFGIAWALSVAPSRAASPSFAAAGGDLSTIDLSAVPGLDLFVTSDVPVGAGLSSSAALECSVAVAMTELWGLDINRAALAAVGQLSENEAVGAPTGIMDQSASLLGQADSAVFLDCRSLDADVVDLGFDAAGLEILVVDTHVEHAHATGGYVDRRTSCERGAEALGVSSLRDLDVDDLTRASDVLDDETFRRVRHVVTENQRVLDTVRTLRTEGAVGIGALLDASHVSMRDDFEISVPELDLAVSTAQAAGAVGARMTGGGFGGSAIALVRSADRDTVAAAVTAAFAEAGFTAPTVFTVHPAEGARRDA, from the coding sequence ATGAGCACCCCCACCCCCGACGCCGCAGGAGGCGCGGGTCGCGCCGCCGACACCGGCTCCGCCTCCGAGACCGCCGGTCCGGCCCGAGACTTCGGCTCGGTCTTCGACACCCCCGTCGCTGGTCGGTGGTCAGCGCCGGGACGGGCGAACCTGATCGGCGAGCACACCGACTACAACGACGGCTTCGTGCTGCCCTTCGCGATCGACCGCCGCACGGTCGTGACCGTGGGCGTCCGTGACGACCGCCTCCTGCGCGTCGCCAGCACCTTCGACGAGGGAGTCCACGAGATCTCGCTCGACGAGCTCGACCCTGCCCGCATGGACGGCTGGTCGGCCTACGTCTTCGGCATCGCCTGGGCACTGTCGGTGGCTCCGTCACGTGCCGCGTCGCCGTCGTTCGCGGCGGCCGGCGGCGACCTGTCGACCATCGACCTCTCGGCGGTGCCGGGGCTCGACCTCTTCGTCACCTCCGACGTGCCGGTCGGCGCGGGGCTGTCGTCGTCCGCCGCGCTCGAGTGCTCGGTCGCCGTCGCGATGACCGAGCTCTGGGGCCTCGACATCAACCGCGCAGCCCTCGCCGCCGTCGGCCAGCTGTCCGAGAACGAGGCCGTGGGCGCGCCCACGGGCATCATGGACCAGTCCGCGTCACTCCTCGGCCAGGCCGACTCGGCCGTGTTCCTCGACTGTCGCAGCCTCGACGCCGACGTCGTCGACCTGGGCTTCGACGCGGCCGGCCTCGAGATCCTCGTCGTCGACACGCACGTCGAGCACGCCCACGCGACGGGCGGCTACGTCGACCGCCGCACCTCGTGCGAGCGCGGCGCCGAGGCGCTCGGCGTCAGCTCGCTGCGCGACCTCGACGTCGACGACCTGACCCGCGCCTCCGACGTGCTCGACGACGAGACCTTCCGGCGCGTGCGCCACGTGGTCACCGAGAACCAGCGCGTGCTCGACACCGTGCGCACCCTCCGCACCGAGGGCGCCGTCGGCATCGGCGCGCTGCTCGACGCCTCGCACGTGTCGATGCGCGACGACTTCGAGATCTCGGTGCCCGAGCTCGACCTCGCCGTCTCGACCGCGCAGGCGGCCGGTGCCGTCGGCGCGCGCATGACCGGGGGCGGCTTCGGCGGCTCGGCGATCGCGCTCGTCCGATCGGCCGACCGCGACACCGTCGCGGCCGCCGTCACCGCGGCATTCGCCGAGGCCGGCTTCACGGCTCCGACCGTGTTCACGGTGCACCCCGCAGAGGGCGCGCGCCGCGACGCGTAG
- a CDS encoding bifunctional methylenetetrahydrofolate dehydrogenase/methenyltetrahydrofolate cyclohydrolase — MAGPGSAVKIDGTALAATVKADLRERVDALKARGTAPGLGTILVGANPGSLSYVAGKHRDCAEVGIESIRIDLPDTASEAEIRAAIETMNADEAVTAFIIQLPLPEGIDPTAMLELMDPAKDADGLHPVNLGELVLAVPGGKGSIDTPLPCTPRGIVAMLRAYDVPIAGAHVTIVGQGLTVGRPLGLLLTRLEATATLTHSRTADVAAEVRRADIVVAAAGVAGLVKPDWVQPGATVIDVGITRVLNEETGKYKLRGDVDPDVAMVAGALSPVPGGVGPMTRAMLLANVVEAAERVA, encoded by the coding sequence ATCGCCGGGCCGGGCAGTGCCGTGAAGATCGACGGCACCGCGCTGGCGGCGACGGTCAAGGCCGACCTGCGCGAGCGCGTCGACGCCCTCAAGGCGCGCGGCACGGCGCCGGGGCTCGGAACGATCCTCGTCGGGGCGAACCCCGGCTCGCTGTCGTACGTCGCGGGCAAGCACCGCGACTGCGCGGAGGTGGGGATCGAGTCGATCCGCATCGACCTGCCCGACACGGCCTCCGAGGCCGAGATCCGCGCCGCGATCGAGACGATGAACGCGGACGAGGCCGTGACGGCCTTCATCATCCAGCTGCCGCTGCCCGAGGGCATCGACCCGACAGCCATGCTCGAGCTGATGGACCCCGCCAAGGACGCCGACGGCCTGCACCCCGTCAACCTCGGCGAGCTCGTGCTCGCCGTGCCCGGGGGCAAGGGGTCCATCGACACGCCCCTGCCCTGCACGCCGCGTGGCATCGTCGCGATGCTGCGGGCCTACGACGTGCCGATCGCCGGCGCGCACGTGACGATCGTCGGCCAGGGGCTGACAGTCGGACGCCCCCTCGGGCTGCTGCTGACGCGGCTGGAGGCGACGGCCACGCTGACGCACTCGCGCACGGCCGACGTCGCCGCGGAGGTGCGCAGGGCCGACATCGTCGTGGCCGCCGCGGGGGTGGCCGGCCTGGTGAAGCCGGACTGGGTGCAGCCCGGAGCGACCGTGATCGACGTGGGCATCACCCGCGTCCTGAACGAGGAGACCGGCAAGTACAAGCTGCGCGGCGACGTCGACCCTGACGTGGCCATGGTCGCGGGGGCGCTGTCGCCGGTGCCCGGGGGAGTCGGCCCCATGACGCGCGCGATGCTGCTCGCCAACGTGGTGGAGGCCGCCGAGCGCGTCGCCTGA
- the glyA gene encoding serine hydroxymethyltransferase produces MTIQSESTASAAEASSAGQKLPSTFNAPLSEVDPEIAAVLEQELGRQRDYLEMIASENFVPRAVLESQGSVLTNKYAEGYPGRRYYGGCEFVDVAENLAIERAKSLFGADFANVQPHSGAQANAAVLAALADIGDTILGLELSHGGHLTHGMKLNFSGKMYKAVAYEVDPETYLIDMDVVRRQAIEHKPKVIIAGWSAYPRQLDFEAFRAIADEVGAYLWVDMAHFAGLVAAGLHPSPVPHAHVVSSTVHKTLAGPRSGVILSNHEPLFKKLNSAVFPGQQGGPLMHVIAAKATAFKLAAEPEFKDRQERTIRGAQALAARLMQADAEAAGVDVLTGGTDVHLVLVDLRASEVDGKQAENLLHEVGITVNRNSVPWDPRPPMVTSGVRIGTSALATRGFADAEFAEVADIIAATLMPEPDIAALAARVKALTDAFPLYA; encoded by the coding sequence ATGACGATCCAGTCAGAGTCCACCGCCAGCGCCGCCGAGGCCAGCTCCGCCGGCCAGAAGCTGCCCTCGACCTTCAACGCCCCGCTGAGCGAGGTCGACCCCGAGATCGCGGCCGTCCTCGAGCAGGAGCTCGGACGTCAGCGCGACTACCTCGAGATGATCGCGTCCGAGAACTTCGTGCCGCGTGCCGTGCTCGAGTCGCAGGGTTCCGTGCTCACCAACAAGTACGCCGAGGGCTACCCGGGTCGCCGCTACTACGGCGGCTGCGAGTTCGTCGACGTCGCCGAGAACCTCGCCATCGAGCGTGCCAAGTCGCTCTTCGGCGCCGACTTCGCCAACGTGCAGCCCCACTCGGGCGCCCAGGCCAACGCCGCCGTGCTGGCGGCGCTCGCCGACATCGGCGACACCATCCTCGGCCTCGAGCTGTCGCACGGCGGTCACCTGACCCACGGCATGAAGCTCAACTTCAGCGGCAAGATGTACAAGGCCGTCGCCTACGAGGTCGACCCCGAGACGTACCTGATCGACATGGACGTCGTGCGCCGCCAGGCCATCGAGCACAAGCCCAAGGTGATCATCGCCGGCTGGTCGGCCTACCCCCGCCAGCTCGACTTCGAGGCCTTCCGCGCCATCGCGGACGAGGTCGGCGCGTACCTCTGGGTCGACATGGCGCACTTCGCCGGGCTCGTCGCCGCCGGCCTGCACCCGTCGCCCGTGCCGCACGCGCACGTCGTCTCGTCGACCGTGCACAAGACCCTCGCCGGCCCTCGGTCGGGCGTGATCCTCTCGAACCACGAGCCGCTCTTCAAGAAGCTCAACTCGGCGGTGTTCCCCGGGCAGCAGGGCGGCCCGCTGATGCACGTCATCGCCGCCAAGGCGACCGCGTTCAAGCTCGCGGCCGAGCCCGAGTTCAAGGACCGCCAGGAGCGCACCATCCGCGGCGCCCAGGCCCTCGCCGCCCGCCTCATGCAGGCCGATGCCGAGGCGGCAGGCGTCGACGTGCTCACCGGGGGCACCGACGTGCACCTCGTGCTCGTCGACCTGCGCGCCAGCGAGGTCGACGGCAAGCAGGCAGAGAACCTCCTGCACGAGGTCGGCATCACCGTGAACCGCAACTCGGTCCCGTGGGATCCTCGCCCGCCGATGGTCACCTCCGGGGTCCGCATCGGCACGTCCGCCCTCGCGACCCGCGGTTTCGCCGACGCCGAGTTCGCCGAGGTCGCCGACATCATCGCCGCGACGCTGATGCCCGAGCCCGACATCGCAGCGCTGGCCGCGCGGGTCAAGGCGCTGACCGACGCGTTCCCGCTCTACGCGTGA
- the clpS gene encoding ATP-dependent Clp protease adapter ClpS, with the protein MTQTLDDTLTGTETGERLLVAPDVPWVVLVWDDPVNLMSYVSWVFRSYFGYAAAESERLMMQVHTTGRAVVATGPREAMERHVEALHDFGLWATVAKADE; encoded by the coding sequence GTGACGCAGACCCTCGACGACACGCTCACCGGGACCGAGACCGGTGAGCGCCTCCTCGTCGCGCCCGACGTCCCCTGGGTCGTGCTCGTCTGGGACGACCCCGTCAACCTGATGTCGTACGTGAGCTGGGTGTTCCGCAGCTACTTCGGCTATGCGGCCGCCGAGTCCGAGCGCCTCATGATGCAGGTGCACACGACCGGCCGAGCCGTCGTGGCCACCGGGCCCCGCGAGGCGATGGAGCGGCACGTCGAGGCGCTGCACGACTTCGGCCTCTGGGCGACCGTCGCGAAGGCCGACGAGTGA
- a CDS encoding DUF2017 domain-containing protein translates to MIPFRRRGDDLLLDLPEHEARLLGDLVAQLVTVLESGDADDPAVARLLPSAYPDDEEAAAEFRRFTADDLTARKLANARRVLDDVAAPTAERLDVAGQQSWLRTLTDLRLVLGSRLGVTADGPSPSDDPHVVVMHDVFDWLGYLQESLVQTLG, encoded by the coding sequence GTGATCCCGTTCCGGCGCCGCGGCGACGACCTGCTGCTCGACCTGCCCGAGCACGAGGCGAGGCTGCTCGGCGACCTCGTCGCCCAGCTCGTGACCGTGCTCGAGAGCGGCGACGCCGACGACCCGGCCGTGGCGCGCCTCCTTCCCTCCGCCTACCCCGACGACGAGGAGGCGGCGGCCGAGTTCCGCAGGTTCACCGCCGACGACCTCACCGCCCGCAAGCTGGCCAACGCGCGACGGGTGCTCGACGACGTCGCAGCGCCGACCGCCGAGCGGCTCGACGTCGCCGGGCAGCAGTCGTGGCTGCGGACGCTGACCGACCTGCGGCTCGTGCTCGGCAGCCGCCTCGGCGTCACGGCAGACGGCCCGTCACCGAGCGACGACCCGCACGTGGTCGTCATGCACGACGTGTTCGACTGGCTCGGCTACCTGCAGGAGAGCCTGGTGCAGACGCTGGGCTGA
- a CDS encoding PspC domain-containing protein, giving the protein MATLTRPRRGKVIAGVCAALANRFGLSPFLLRLLFVLSLLLPGPQVLLYLVLWVVFPKEGR; this is encoded by the coding sequence ATGGCTACCCTCACTCGTCCCCGCCGCGGCAAGGTGATCGCCGGAGTCTGCGCCGCACTCGCGAACCGCTTCGGCCTCAGCCCGTTCCTGTTGCGGCTGCTGTTCGTGCTGTCGCTGCTGCTGCCCGGCCCGCAGGTGCTGCTGTACCTCGTGCTCTGGGTGGTGTTCCCGAAGGAGGGGCGCTAG
- a CDS encoding ABC-F family ATP-binding cassette domain-containing protein, with the protein MSASLVAKGLAGGHGHRTLFDDLDLTVAPGDVVGVVGVNGAGKSTLLRLLAGVDEPQGGSVTLSPGDAFVGWLPQEHERVPGETVAGYIGRRTGCTQAAAEMDAAAAALGEVDAPPRADGLDPADVYSTALERWLASGAADLDDRLPQVLAELGLATATGEPGTAAVGPDSPMTSLSGGQAARVGLAALLLSRFDVALLDEPTNDLDLDGLERLERFVQGQRGGVVLVSHDREFLARCVTKVLELDLAQSSNRVFGGGYDSYLEERETARRHAREAYDEFADKKADLVGRARTQREWSSQGVRNAMKKAPDNDKIRRKASAESSEKQGQKVRQMESRIARMEEVDEPRKEWQLEFTIGSAPRSSAVVATLSGAVFRQGEPGDEFVLGPVSLQVDGGDRIGITGPNGAGKSTLLRGLLGRQAPSEGGASQGASIAVGEIDQARALLAGAVPLADAFEALVPELPQAEVRTLLAKFGLKADHVSRPVDELSPGERTRAGLALLQARGVNVLVLDEPTNHLDLAAIEQLEQALESYEGTLLLVTHDRRMLQTVRLDRQWRVEGGRVTES; encoded by the coding sequence ATGAGCGCTTCACTCGTGGCCAAGGGCCTGGCCGGCGGCCACGGGCACCGCACCCTCTTCGACGACCTCGACCTGACCGTCGCCCCGGGCGACGTCGTGGGCGTGGTGGGCGTGAACGGGGCCGGCAAGTCGACGTTGCTGCGCCTCCTCGCGGGGGTGGACGAGCCGCAGGGCGGCAGCGTCACGCTGAGCCCCGGCGACGCCTTCGTCGGCTGGCTGCCGCAGGAGCACGAGCGCGTGCCCGGCGAGACCGTCGCCGGCTACATCGGCCGCCGCACCGGCTGTACGCAGGCCGCCGCCGAGATGGACGCCGCCGCCGCGGCCCTCGGCGAGGTCGACGCGCCCCCGCGCGCCGACGGGCTCGACCCCGCCGACGTCTACTCGACGGCGCTCGAGCGCTGGCTCGCGAGCGGTGCGGCCGACCTCGACGACCGCCTCCCGCAGGTGCTGGCCGAGCTCGGCCTGGCGACGGCGACCGGCGAGCCCGGCACGGCCGCCGTCGGCCCCGACAGCCCCATGACCTCGCTCAGCGGCGGCCAGGCGGCGAGGGTCGGCCTCGCCGCCCTGCTGCTCAGCCGCTTCGACGTCGCCCTGCTCGACGAGCCCACGAACGACCTCGACCTCGACGGCCTCGAGCGGCTCGAGCGCTTCGTGCAGGGCCAGCGCGGCGGCGTCGTGCTGGTCAGCCACGACCGCGAGTTCCTCGCGCGCTGCGTCACGAAGGTGCTCGAGCTCGACCTCGCCCAGTCGTCGAACCGCGTGTTCGGCGGCGGCTACGACTCCTACCTCGAGGAGCGCGAGACGGCCAGGCGTCACGCCCGCGAGGCCTACGACGAGTTCGCGGACAAGAAGGCCGACCTCGTCGGCCGAGCCCGCACGCAGCGCGAGTGGTCGAGCCAGGGCGTCCGCAACGCGATGAAGAAGGCTCCCGACAACGACAAGATCCGCCGCAAGGCGTCGGCCGAGTCGAGCGAGAAGCAGGGCCAGAAGGTCCGCCAGATGGAGAGCCGCATCGCCCGCATGGAGGAGGTCGACGAGCCCCGCAAGGAATGGCAGCTCGAGTTCACCATCGGCTCGGCACCGCGGTCGAGCGCCGTCGTCGCGACGCTCAGCGGCGCGGTGTTCCGCCAGGGCGAGCCGGGCGACGAGTTCGTGCTCGGTCCCGTCTCGCTGCAGGTCGACGGCGGCGACCGCATCGGCATCACCGGCCCGAACGGCGCGGGCAAGTCCACGCTGCTGCGCGGCCTGCTGGGGCGCCAGGCCCCGAGCGAAGGAGGCGCCAGCCAGGGCGCGAGCATCGCCGTCGGCGAGATCGACCAGGCCCGCGCACTGCTCGCGGGCGCCGTGCCCCTGGCCGACGCCTTCGAGGCGCTCGTGCCCGAGCTGCCCCAGGCCGAGGTGCGCACCCTGCTCGCCAAATTCGGGCTGAAGGCCGACCACGTCTCGCGCCCCGTCGACGAGCTGTCGCCCGGTGAGCGCACCCGCGCCGGCCTCGCCCTGCTGCAGGCGCGTGGCGTCAACGTGCTCGTGCTCGACGAGCCCACCAACCACCTCGACCTCGCCGCGATCGAGCAGCTCGAGCAGGCGCTCGAGTCGTACGAGGGCACCCTGCTGCTGGTCACGCACGACCGCCGGATGCTGCAGACCGTGCGGCTCGACCGTCAGTGGCGCGTCGAGGGCGGCCGGGTGACGGAGTCGTGA
- a CDS encoding SGNH/GDSL hydrolase family protein, translating to MTRASSTSPLSRRGLPVAGLLAVALLLTGCTGGGPGPDDGSTPTSTGGAATSPDGGTGTSTGSDDAWAAWDAALADVDGSPARWLAVGDSLTEGQGASSVGSRWIDLTRDALRAAHPVDGVPGGVGYRPAVFATYGPDSPWGDWATDRQGGVDLDGTSPALGFRSLELEPGAEVTWPVTGTDVDLWWAGGGGSFTWDVDGTRQGRVDTGDSAASSSVTPVEGLDAGPHTVTVTAASDERSDEPVVLHGLATFDGDRDRGVTLYDSARSGATTGTFTDDLAGWLEAVAAAEPDVVTITLGANDLRGSSPEEFADGYRDVVEGLQALDAAPSIVVVDEFPVAAGLADTGQAPIADYAAALDEVVDETGVVSVSLGDALASTGVTDLRTLLSSDGLHPNDAGQRTIAGFMTGVLAR from the coding sequence GTGACCCGCGCCTCCTCGACGTCGCCCCTGTCGCGGCGCGGCCTCCCCGTCGCCGGGCTGCTCGCGGTCGCCCTGCTGCTGACGGGCTGCACCGGCGGCGGGCCAGGACCTGACGACGGGTCGACGCCCACCTCGACGGGCGGCGCCGCGACGTCTCCCGACGGGGGCACCGGCACGAGCACCGGGTCGGACGACGCCTGGGCCGCCTGGGACGCCGCCCTCGCCGACGTCGACGGGTCGCCCGCCCGGTGGCTCGCGGTCGGCGACTCCCTCACGGAGGGGCAGGGCGCCTCCTCGGTCGGCTCCCGCTGGATCGACCTGACCCGCGACGCGCTGCGTGCGGCCCACCCTGTGGACGGGGTCCCGGGCGGAGTCGGCTACCGTCCGGCGGTCTTCGCGACCTACGGCCCCGACTCCCCCTGGGGCGACTGGGCGACCGACCGGCAGGGCGGCGTCGACCTCGACGGCACCTCGCCCGCGCTCGGCTTCCGCAGCCTCGAGCTCGAGCCCGGCGCCGAGGTGACCTGGCCGGTGACGGGCACCGACGTCGACCTCTGGTGGGCAGGAGGCGGCGGCTCGTTCACCTGGGACGTCGACGGCACCCGGCAGGGCAGGGTCGACACGGGCGACTCGGCCGCGTCGTCGTCGGTGACGCCCGTCGAGGGACTCGACGCCGGGCCGCACACCGTCACGGTGACGGCGGCGAGCGACGAGCGCTCCGACGAGCCGGTCGTGCTGCACGGCCTCGCGACCTTCGACGGCGACCGGGACCGCGGCGTGACCCTGTACGACTCCGCACGGTCGGGCGCCACGACCGGCACCTTCACCGACGACCTGGCGGGCTGGCTCGAGGCGGTGGCCGCGGCCGAGCCCGACGTCGTCACGATCACGCTCGGCGCCAACGACCTGCGCGGCAGCAGCCCCGAGGAGTTCGCGGACGGCTACCGCGACGTCGTCGAGGGCCTGCAGGCGCTGGACGCGGCTCCCTCGATCGTGGTCGTGGACGAGTTCCCCGTCGCGGCCGGGCTGGCCGACACCGGGCAGGCGCCGATCGCCGACTACGCCGCCGCGCTCGACGAGGTCGTCGACGAGACCGGCGTCGTGTCGGTGTCGCTCGGCGACGCACTCGCCAGCACGGGCGTCACGGACCTGCGCACCCTGCTGTCGTCGGACGGGCTGCACCCGAACGACGCCGGCCAGCGCACGATCGCCGGTTTCATGACGGGCGTGCTCGCGCGCTGA